Proteins co-encoded in one Hymenobacter swuensis DY53 genomic window:
- a CDS encoding carboxypeptidase-like regulatory domain-containing protein — protein sequence MFVIPLTVLCKTGIALARKARYWLFAGLLLLLATPQVQAQSALSGIVLDSVTRQPLPFGTVFLANTTLGVTTDAAGQFSFARVPAGTYEVVASYLGYELRRQVITLANEPQQLTFRLPPSANALGEVVVRPHPNKPEDYQKFASTFLGSTTFSQQCRIRNPEAVRVEYDVEKNELTATCADFLTVENQALGYRIRYYGLDFRLNFAEGWMSFYGSPVFEPLKARSGRQQQRWAANRSQAYKGSLPHFLRSVYDNRVAEAGFRVQRLRRVPNPARARADSLLVLMRAQALSLRTLNPGRFDDSVARLVRVPRQLEYLFSAPLATPDFSRRPPGAPEVLLQFPDLLLVYYDQEPADPAYVAFTARNATPGQALPAGLDKQVSVLHLQQPQVPLQPNGQPTNPLALYTEGYWGFEKMGEFLPVDYLPPAQPPRTR from the coding sequence ATGTTCGTAATTCCACTTACAGTTCTGTGTAAAACAGGTATTGCCTTGGCGCGGAAGGCCCGCTACTGGCTATTCGCGGGGCTGTTATTGCTGCTGGCTACTCCGCAGGTACAGGCGCAAAGTGCCCTTAGTGGCATCGTCCTCGACTCCGTAACGCGGCAGCCGCTGCCCTTTGGCACCGTGTTCCTGGCTAATACCACGCTGGGAGTCACTACCGACGCTGCCGGACAATTTTCCTTTGCACGGGTACCAGCCGGCACTTATGAAGTGGTGGCCTCTTATCTAGGCTATGAGCTGCGTCGGCAGGTTATCACCTTGGCCAATGAGCCGCAGCAACTCACGTTCCGGCTGCCGCCGAGTGCCAATGCGCTGGGCGAAGTGGTGGTACGCCCCCACCCCAATAAGCCCGAGGATTACCAGAAATTTGCCAGCACATTTCTGGGCAGCACTACCTTCTCCCAGCAATGCCGCATTCGCAACCCCGAGGCTGTACGCGTAGAATACGACGTGGAAAAGAACGAGCTGACGGCTACGTGTGCCGATTTCCTGACGGTGGAAAATCAGGCCCTGGGCTACCGCATCCGCTACTATGGGCTGGATTTTCGGCTGAATTTCGCCGAAGGCTGGATGTCCTTTTATGGCTCGCCGGTTTTTGAGCCGCTGAAAGCCCGCTCCGGCCGGCAGCAGCAACGCTGGGCAGCCAACCGCAGTCAGGCATACAAAGGCTCGTTACCTCACTTTCTGCGCAGCGTGTATGACAACCGAGTAGCCGAAGCCGGCTTCCGGGTGCAGCGGTTGCGGCGCGTGCCAAACCCTGCCCGCGCCCGCGCCGATAGTCTGCTGGTACTTATGCGGGCCCAAGCCCTTTCCCTCCGGACTCTCAATCCGGGCCGTTTCGACGATTCAGTGGCCCGTCTGGTACGCGTGCCGCGCCAACTGGAGTACCTGTTTTCCGCTCCGTTGGCTACTCCCGACTTCAGCCGCCGACCGCCCGGCGCACCGGAAGTGCTGCTGCAATTCCCCGACCTGTTGCTGGTATACTATGATCAGGAACCCGCCGACCCAGCGTACGTAGCCTTTACGGCCCGCAATGCCACTCCCGGCCAGGCATTGCCTGCGGGCCTCGATAAACAGGTATCGGTATTGCACCTGCAACAGCCGCAGGTGCCACTGCAACCCAACGGCCAGCCCACCAACCCGCTGGCTTTGTATACCGAAGGCTACTGGGGTTTTGAGAAAATGGGCGAGTTTCTACCGGTTGACTACCTGCCGCCTGCTCAACCGCCGCGTACGCGTTAG
- a CDS encoding NAD(P)-binding protein, protein MSSRRHFLQKTALGSAGLLLAPLAGLESCAPGTGRSHIRGSMHGANHATGHLLRAPARLPAPTRTETVEVVIIGGGVAGLTARRELERQGMKPEQVLLVELDEQPGGNSRAGRNEVSAYPWGAHYLPIPDVRNHALLRFLQEASIITGFDAASGLPIYNDYHLCHDPEERLFLHGHWQTGLVPELGVPPAEKEQIARFFQLIEDLRQARGQDGRDAFRIPVQESSQDEQFRKLDVQTFAAWLDAHRFTSPHLRWYLDYSCRDDYGASAAQVSAWAGLHYFASRKGQAHNATASDVLTWPEGNGFLVEQLRRQASAPIRPNTVAYALHDTPTGLAVDCFDVTTRQTTRVAARRVIMATPLFITERLITSLPPAAQRPLPCHRAPWAVVNLTVAGLPQGPGQPLSWDNVLYGTESVGYVSAWHQSLSQSAGGPQVITYYLPLPAADPTATRRQAYQTSYDEWVRRTLAELETAHPGITPLVQRADVWVWGHGMIAPTPGFVWGAARAAAARPWQNKLFFAHTDLSGLSIFEEGFYQGVRAAQELLAAEQD, encoded by the coding sequence ATGTCCAGCCGCCGCCATTTCCTGCAGAAAACTGCCCTAGGCAGTGCAGGGCTATTACTGGCACCGCTGGCAGGGCTGGAGTCGTGCGCGCCGGGTACCGGGCGCAGCCACATCCGCGGGAGTATGCATGGGGCCAACCACGCCACCGGCCATCTGCTACGCGCCCCGGCCCGGCTGCCCGCTCCTACCCGCACCGAAACAGTAGAGGTAGTGATTATAGGCGGCGGTGTAGCGGGCCTCACGGCCCGACGCGAATTGGAGCGCCAGGGCATGAAACCAGAGCAGGTGCTGCTGGTGGAGCTGGATGAGCAGCCCGGCGGCAACTCCCGGGCCGGCCGCAACGAGGTATCCGCTTATCCCTGGGGGGCTCACTACCTGCCCATCCCCGACGTGCGCAACCACGCGCTGCTCCGGTTCCTGCAGGAAGCAAGCATAATTACCGGCTTCGATGCCGCCTCCGGACTGCCCATCTACAACGACTACCACCTGTGCCACGACCCCGAAGAGCGGCTGTTTCTGCACGGGCACTGGCAAACCGGGTTGGTACCGGAGTTGGGGGTGCCCCCGGCTGAGAAGGAGCAGATTGCCCGGTTTTTTCAACTAATTGAAGACCTGCGCCAAGCCCGGGGTCAGGACGGCCGCGACGCCTTCCGGATTCCGGTGCAGGAGTCTTCCCAGGATGAGCAGTTTCGGAAGCTGGACGTGCAGACGTTTGCCGCCTGGCTCGATGCCCACCGTTTCACCAGTCCTCACCTTCGCTGGTATCTGGACTATAGCTGCCGTGACGATTACGGAGCCTCGGCGGCTCAGGTATCGGCGTGGGCGGGTCTGCACTACTTTGCATCACGCAAGGGCCAGGCCCATAACGCCACGGCCTCCGACGTATTAACCTGGCCCGAAGGCAACGGCTTTCTGGTGGAACAACTGCGGCGGCAGGCTTCTGCTCCCATTCGCCCCAATACCGTGGCCTACGCCCTGCACGACACGCCGACCGGCTTGGCAGTAGACTGCTTCGACGTGACAACCCGCCAGACGACGCGCGTAGCGGCCCGCCGCGTTATTATGGCCACGCCTTTGTTCATTACTGAGCGACTGATAACCAGTTTGCCCCCGGCGGCCCAGCGGCCGCTACCGTGCCACCGCGCCCCATGGGCCGTGGTGAACCTCACGGTAGCCGGCTTACCACAAGGTCCCGGCCAGCCGCTCAGCTGGGATAATGTGCTGTACGGGACGGAGTCAGTAGGCTATGTGAGTGCGTGGCATCAAAGCCTGAGCCAATCAGCTGGCGGGCCGCAAGTCATTACCTATTATCTGCCCCTACCCGCCGCTGACCCCACCGCCACCCGCCGCCAGGCCTACCAAACCAGCTACGATGAGTGGGTCCGTCGCACGTTGGCTGAGCTGGAAACTGCTCATCCTGGCATTACACCACTGGTGCAGCGTGCCGATGTCTGGGTGTGGGGCCACGGTATGATAGCCCCTACGCCCGGCTTTGTGTGGGGTGCAGCCCGAGCCGCTGCTGCCCGACCCTGGCAAAACAAACTATTCTTCGCCCATACCGATCTAAGCGGCCTCTCTATATTTGAGGAAGGATTTTACCAAGGTGTGCGCGCTGCCCAGGAGTTGTTAGCGGCCGAACAAGACTAA
- a CDS encoding polyamine aminopropyltransferase, translated as MDRVPVRRKRRPAPGLATAPTDYRSALLLGSVFVIATCGLIYELIAGTLASYLLGDSVMQFSTIIGAYLFSMGIGSWLSRYLGGSLLRWFIRLEILVGLVGGFSAPLLFVLFEYVVSFRLILYALVGLTGVLVGLEIPLLMRILENRFEFKDLVSRVFTFDYIGALLASLVFPLVLVPQLGLIRTSLLCGALNVVVAGVALYRFPETRPFRRGLTGALVASLLALGVGFGYAERIQTYTEGMAFQDQVIYSKSTTYQRLVLTKNQRELRLFLNGNLQFSSLDEYRYHEALVHPAMQALPRARQVLVLGGGDGLAVRELLKYPQLQRIRLVDLDAGMTRLFQRNEMLLALNHRALLHPKVQVINGDAYQWVRQDTSRYDCIVVDFPDPGNYSIGKLYSAAFYRALEQRLAPGGWVVVQSTSPYVARRSFWCVAHTLQAAGFTTLPYHCYVPSFGEWGFVLAGRNAHWRPDAGPLPAGLRYVTPATIRDMRFFPPDMSEIPTDINQLNNQALVRYFEDDWGPYVH; from the coding sequence ATGGATAGAGTACCCGTGCGCCGGAAGCGGCGGCCAGCTCCCGGGCTGGCCACCGCCCCGACGGATTACCGCTCGGCGCTGCTGCTGGGCTCCGTGTTTGTCATTGCCACCTGCGGACTGATCTACGAGCTGATTGCGGGCACCCTAGCATCCTATCTGCTCGGCGACTCGGTGATGCAGTTTTCCACCATTATCGGGGCGTATCTGTTCTCGATGGGCATCGGTTCCTGGCTGTCGCGCTACCTGGGCGGTTCCCTGCTGCGGTGGTTTATCCGGCTCGAAATTCTGGTGGGGCTGGTGGGCGGCTTCTCGGCCCCGCTGCTGTTCGTGCTGTTCGAATACGTGGTGTCGTTCCGGCTGATTCTGTACGCACTAGTGGGTCTTACAGGCGTGCTGGTGGGGCTGGAAATTCCACTATTGATGCGGATTCTGGAAAACCGCTTCGAGTTTAAAGACTTGGTTTCCCGCGTGTTCACCTTCGACTACATCGGGGCGCTGCTGGCCTCCCTGGTATTCCCGCTGGTGCTGGTGCCGCAACTGGGCCTGATTCGTACGTCGTTGCTGTGCGGGGCGCTGAACGTGGTGGTGGCCGGCGTGGCCCTGTACCGCTTCCCCGAAACCAGGCCCTTCCGGCGCGGCCTCACCGGGGCACTGGTGGCGTCTTTGCTGGCCCTGGGCGTGGGCTTCGGCTACGCTGAGCGCATCCAGACCTACACCGAGGGCATGGCGTTTCAGGACCAAGTGATTTACTCCAAGAGCACCACCTACCAGCGGCTGGTGCTCACCAAAAATCAGCGGGAGCTGCGGCTGTTTCTCAACGGCAACCTGCAGTTCAGCTCCCTCGATGAGTACCGCTACCACGAGGCCCTGGTGCACCCGGCCATGCAGGCCCTGCCCCGGGCCCGGCAGGTGCTGGTGCTGGGCGGCGGCGACGGCCTAGCGGTGCGCGAGTTGCTGAAGTACCCGCAGCTCCAGCGCATCCGGCTGGTGGACCTTGATGCGGGCATGACGCGGCTGTTTCAGCGCAACGAGATGCTGCTGGCCCTCAACCACCGCGCTTTGCTCCACCCCAAAGTCCAGGTTATCAACGGCGACGCCTACCAGTGGGTGCGTCAGGATACCAGCCGCTACGACTGCATCGTGGTGGACTTCCCCGACCCGGGCAACTACTCCATCGGCAAGCTCTACTCGGCGGCGTTTTACCGGGCTTTGGAGCAGCGGCTGGCTCCGGGCGGCTGGGTGGTGGTGCAAAGTACCTCACCCTACGTGGCACGCCGCTCGTTCTGGTGCGTGGCCCACACCCTGCAGGCCGCCGGCTTCACTACCCTGCCCTACCATTGTTACGTGCCCTCGTTCGGGGAGTGGGGCTTTGTGCTGGCCGGCCGCAATGCCCACTGGCGGCCCGATGCCGGCCCCCTGCCCGCCGGCCTGCGCTACGTGACCCCCGCCACCATCCGCGACATGCGTTTCTTCCCGCCTGACATGAGCGAAATTCCCACCGACATCAACCAACTCAACAACCAAGCCCTGGTTCGTTACTTCGAGGACGACTGGGGGCCGTACGTGCACTGA
- a CDS encoding DUF350 domain-containing protein yields the protein MEYLNFKLIASSVIYSVLGIIILVISFVVIEKLTPRMLWKEIIEEHNTALAIMAAAFMIAVALIISSAIHG from the coding sequence ATGGAATACCTCAACTTCAAGCTCATTGCTTCCTCCGTCATCTACTCGGTGCTGGGCATCATCATTTTGGTTATCAGCTTCGTGGTGATTGAGAAGCTGACACCCCGCATGCTCTGGAAGGAGATTATCGAGGAGCACAACACGGCTTTGGCCATTATGGCGGCGGCGTTTATGATTGCCGTAGCCCTGATTATCAGTTCCGCCATTCATGGATAG
- a CDS encoding DUF4178 domain-containing protein, which yields MSAPPSVAPAAVKCPDCGHEVPYYDAVHSAFFGCRKCNTFFEYPETGAPKKLRKFKDVPRQKPALALGSTGQLEGNTYRVTGYMWRCEVKNASYRWEEFQLREEATGTYRQLAVFQGHWLLLEPTEEQYRVSIGGMVEVPETDFRLYNRYSPHILYAAGEFDWNVLADESLTISEYISPPLMLVRERQNKKHNHWFKARHLEPREVAEAFGMPPEQLPYRTGVGAAQPAPGQAYWSQLSTLSLLMALLVVATHIYLMLWGNEPVFNKEFVSEPTPVQPVTDSLGNPLLATPAERTVLVSPSFTVPGTGALTVKLWADVNNNWVELPFSLVNEQTGQQFAATGSMEYYAGVEEGESWSEGTRDTEKLLSSVPAGPYHLNFYPITEPTSPAPIQFRATVEAHATAGTNAGLALVLLLLYPGILYARRAFHESSRWENSDFSPYASSDS from the coding sequence ATGAGTGCGCCCCCAAGCGTGGCCCCGGCGGCCGTGAAATGCCCCGACTGCGGCCACGAGGTGCCGTACTACGATGCCGTGCACAGCGCCTTCTTCGGATGCCGGAAGTGCAACACGTTTTTTGAATACCCCGAAACCGGCGCGCCCAAGAAGCTGCGCAAGTTTAAGGATGTACCACGCCAGAAACCCGCGCTGGCACTGGGCAGCACCGGCCAGCTGGAGGGTAACACCTACCGCGTAACGGGCTACATGTGGCGTTGCGAGGTCAAAAATGCGTCGTACCGCTGGGAAGAATTTCAGCTACGCGAGGAAGCAACCGGCACTTATCGGCAGCTGGCCGTATTTCAGGGCCATTGGTTGCTGCTTGAACCAACTGAGGAGCAGTACCGCGTGAGCATAGGCGGCATGGTGGAAGTACCAGAAACCGATTTCCGCCTCTACAACCGTTACTCGCCCCACATTCTGTATGCCGCCGGAGAGTTCGACTGGAACGTGCTGGCCGACGAAAGCCTGACGATTTCCGAGTACATCAGTCCGCCCCTGATGCTGGTCCGGGAGCGGCAGAACAAGAAGCACAATCATTGGTTCAAGGCCCGCCACCTGGAGCCGAGGGAAGTAGCCGAGGCTTTTGGGATGCCCCCGGAGCAGCTGCCGTACCGCACCGGTGTGGGGGCCGCCCAGCCCGCCCCGGGCCAAGCCTATTGGTCCCAGCTCAGCACTCTTTCACTTCTGATGGCTTTGCTGGTAGTGGCAACGCACATCTACCTGATGCTTTGGGGCAACGAGCCGGTATTCAATAAGGAGTTTGTGAGCGAGCCTACGCCTGTACAGCCCGTTACCGATTCGTTGGGCAACCCGCTGCTGGCCACGCCGGCTGAGCGCACCGTGCTGGTGTCGCCCTCGTTCACGGTGCCCGGCACCGGGGCCCTTACCGTGAAGCTGTGGGCCGATGTGAATAATAATTGGGTGGAATTGCCTTTCTCGCTGGTGAATGAGCAGACCGGCCAGCAGTTTGCCGCCACCGGCAGCATGGAATACTACGCCGGCGTGGAGGAGGGGGAAAGCTGGAGCGAAGGCACCCGCGACACCGAGAAGCTGCTGAGTAGCGTGCCGGCCGGGCCGTACCATCTCAATTTCTACCCTATCACCGAGCCCACCAGCCCTGCTCCCATTCAGTTTCGGGCCACCGTGGAAGCCCACGCTACAGCCGGTACCAACGCCGGGCTGGCCCTGGTGTTACTGTTGTTGTATCCGGGCATCCTCTACGCTCGCCGGGCCTTCCACGAAAGCAGCCGCTGGGAGAACAGCGACTTCAGTCCCTACGCTTCCTCCGACTCCTGA
- a CDS encoding S-adenosylmethionine decarboxylase family protein, with translation MTTYAPGLHILATFTAPAPQLLDMPACQAFFEAQVAAQGLTAVGAAYHAFPAGGFTAVVALTESHLSIHTWPEHGLATFDVFLSNFRRDNADRARELYAATLAFFEATEQSKTEVRR, from the coding sequence ATGACTACGTACGCTCCGGGCCTGCATATTCTGGCCACGTTTACTGCCCCGGCACCCCAACTGCTGGATATGCCGGCCTGCCAGGCCTTTTTTGAAGCCCAGGTAGCGGCCCAGGGCCTGACGGCAGTGGGTGCAGCCTACCACGCCTTTCCGGCCGGCGGCTTTACGGCCGTAGTGGCCCTTACCGAGTCGCACTTAAGCATTCATACCTGGCCCGAGCATGGGCTGGCCACCTTCGACGTGTTTCTTTCCAACTTCCGGCGCGACAACGCCGACCGCGCCCGGGAGCTATACGCCGCCACGCTGGCTTTCTTCGAGGCAACGGAGCAGAGCAAAACCGAAGTCCGCCGATGA
- a CDS encoding alpha/beta hydrolase family protein, translating to MLPSLSQAQAINKYSLEGEWKGPLTVPGGSLPIQILVTELANGNRFAVLNVVPQRINRIPTAVAQHGDTITFVAEEVGCRFKGVRSTDSKRLEGTWSQPGFSAPLTLEFVPPPPSAPKSFRFPPPYRVQEVSVQNPLDKLTLQGTLTIPAGSGPFPAVVLLSDWGPQNQDGQYGTYKLLGGLADHLTRRGIAVLRCHDRGMGQSGGKDALASPDDRVRDAQAALEFLRNQPLIDIQLVGLVGHGEGGNVALLAAARPQPPAFVVTLAAAGLPGADILSMQPGLGRASAVADTLLNGVIRQNQRHGATTQEQVEKMRAGGSNAAQIQIYLDQQYLRQKAEEKKRLDALSKEQRPLLEIVRQNPDDRAAQAEVAKLLQAATPGLPDSSYVAGAAQLTSPWVRSYLRFYPQRELETVQCPVLLLHGNEDLLVNASANLSVLEKGLKGNKQVQVRRLDGINHLFQAPMTEWPLINGQPSPVFASAAQDAIRNWIQSLAPTVKPSTHPTTAPEIKQAARN from the coding sequence ATGCTGCCAAGCCTGAGCCAAGCTCAGGCCATCAATAAATACTCGCTGGAAGGCGAATGGAAAGGCCCGCTTACCGTGCCGGGAGGCAGCCTGCCCATTCAGATTCTGGTGACGGAGCTGGCCAATGGCAACCGCTTTGCCGTGCTGAACGTGGTACCCCAACGGATCAACCGCATTCCGACGGCCGTGGCGCAGCACGGCGATACCATTACGTTTGTAGCGGAGGAAGTGGGCTGCCGGTTTAAAGGTGTGCGCTCAACTGACAGCAAACGGCTGGAAGGCACCTGGAGCCAGCCCGGCTTCAGTGCGCCGCTCACGCTGGAATTTGTGCCGCCGCCGCCCAGCGCGCCCAAAAGCTTCCGCTTCCCGCCGCCCTACCGGGTGCAGGAGGTTAGTGTTCAGAATCCGCTTGACAAGCTCACGCTCCAGGGTACGCTCACGATTCCGGCCGGTTCGGGCCCTTTCCCGGCCGTAGTGCTGCTTTCTGACTGGGGTCCGCAAAACCAGGATGGCCAGTATGGTACTTACAAGCTGCTGGGTGGCTTGGCCGACCACCTGACCCGCCGGGGCATTGCGGTACTGCGCTGCCACGACCGGGGCATGGGGCAGTCGGGCGGAAAAGATGCCTTGGCCAGTCCCGATGACCGGGTGCGCGATGCGCAGGCGGCCCTGGAGTTCCTACGGAATCAACCGCTCATTGATATCCAGCTCGTGGGCCTTGTCGGTCACGGCGAAGGCGGCAACGTAGCCTTGCTGGCGGCCGCCCGGCCCCAGCCGCCGGCTTTCGTGGTGACGCTGGCCGCCGCCGGGCTGCCCGGAGCGGATATCCTGAGTATGCAGCCCGGCCTGGGCCGCGCCAGCGCTGTGGCCGATACGCTGCTCAACGGTGTAATCAGGCAGAATCAGCGCCACGGAGCTACTACACAGGAGCAGGTAGAGAAAATGCGCGCCGGCGGTTCCAATGCCGCCCAGATTCAGATTTACCTCGATCAGCAGTATCTGCGCCAGAAGGCGGAGGAGAAAAAACGGCTGGACGCTCTCAGCAAAGAGCAACGTCCACTGCTGGAAATAGTACGCCAGAACCCCGATGACCGAGCGGCGCAGGCCGAAGTAGCCAAGCTGCTGCAAGCCGCCACCCCTGGCCTTCCTGACTCTTCTTACGTAGCCGGAGCAGCCCAGCTTACCAGCCCCTGGGTGCGTTCTTACCTGCGCTTTTATCCGCAGCGGGAGCTGGAAACGGTGCAATGCCCGGTGCTGCTGCTGCACGGGAACGAAGACTTGCTGGTAAATGCTTCAGCCAACCTGAGCGTACTCGAAAAAGGACTTAAAGGCAACAAACAGGTGCAGGTACGCCGCCTTGATGGGATTAATCACCTGTTTCAGGCCCCAATGACGGAATGGCCCCTGATTAACGGCCAACCATCCCCCGTATTCGCCTCAGCAGCGCAGGATGCCATCCGGAACTGGATTCAGTCCTTGGCTCCTACTGTCAAGCCCAGCACCCATCCGACAACCGCGCCGGAAATCAAGCAGGCGGCCCGTAACTAA
- a CDS encoding fasciclin domain-containing protein: protein MKNLLQSTLQLLAVSVLLLTGCSTDQDADASIAGIAVANDDFQLLEDAAVRGGVAGILSNKNPNDASGNYTVFAPNNAAFARLGFRAAPDLTGLQTSFLTNTLLYHVANGNLPGSSLTTNSTSASALGVTRRIIDRAGVRYVNGSRILATDVPAANGTVHVVDKVLLATGLDIVQSAIALKDAQVFTKPELSFLVEAVLYADLAGALSASPGSPQLTVFAPTDQAFRELGTLLGVPLNVPADIRRLPKATVTAVLLNHVVPGGKFTPELPENSTITPLSGSPITLGAFTDGVLTVKGKSNTADASMVIPDVQCTNGTVHVISRVLLP from the coding sequence ATGAAAAACCTATTACAAAGCACATTACAACTACTCGCAGTTAGCGTGCTGCTGCTGACCGGCTGCTCTACCGACCAGGATGCGGATGCCTCTATTGCCGGCATTGCCGTGGCTAATGACGACTTCCAGTTATTAGAAGACGCAGCAGTACGCGGAGGAGTAGCCGGAATATTGTCTAATAAAAATCCTAATGACGCCAGTGGTAACTACACCGTTTTTGCGCCCAATAATGCGGCGTTTGCCCGGCTGGGATTTCGCGCGGCACCTGACCTGACCGGACTGCAAACTTCTTTCCTGACCAACACCCTGCTGTACCACGTAGCCAATGGCAACCTGCCCGGCAGCAGCCTCACCACGAATTCTACCTCGGCCTCCGCTCTGGGAGTAACACGGCGGATCATTGACCGCGCCGGGGTGCGGTACGTGAACGGCTCCCGTATTCTGGCTACCGATGTGCCGGCCGCCAACGGAACTGTGCACGTAGTGGACAAAGTGCTGCTGGCTACAGGCCTCGACATCGTGCAATCAGCCATTGCACTGAAGGACGCGCAGGTATTTACCAAACCCGAACTGAGCTTTCTGGTAGAGGCCGTACTGTATGCCGATCTGGCCGGGGCTTTATCGGCTTCGCCGGGCAGCCCGCAGCTTACTGTATTTGCTCCCACCGACCAAGCCTTCCGCGAGTTGGGCACCTTGCTGGGCGTTCCGCTGAATGTGCCGGCCGATATCCGGCGGCTGCCCAAAGCTACGGTTACGGCCGTGCTCCTGAACCACGTAGTACCCGGCGGCAAATTCACGCCGGAGCTGCCCGAAAACAGCACCATCACACCTCTGAGCGGTTCCCCAATTACGCTGGGAGCCTTTACCGATGGCGTACTGACGGTGAAAGGCAAAAGCAACACGGCCGACGCCAGCATGGTTATTCCTGATGTGCAATGCACCAACGGCACGGTTCACGTCATTTCCCGCGTGCTGCTTCCTTAA
- the aspA gene encoding aspartate ammonia-lyase yields MSISRLEHDFLGEREIPADAYYGIQTLRALENFYITGIPLKVEPLFVQALALVKKAAALANRDLGVLQPAIADAIAQACDRVAAGEFDGQFLTDMIQGGAGTSVNMNANEVIANVALEIMGYRKGQYEFCHPNNHVNCSQSTNDAYPTAFRIALSNKLVGYSRVLGELADAFAAKGDEFRNVLKMGRTQLQDAVPMSMGDEFRAFATNLREELLRIEDSRRLISEINMGATAIGTGVNAPQGYADLVTKYLRDVTGLDLSLAGDLIEATYDTGAYVQLSGVLKRTAVKLSKICNDLRLLSSGPRCGINEINLPPLQPGSSIMPGKVNPVVPEVVNQTAFYVIGADLTVTMAAEGGQLQLNVMEPVISFALFTSISYMTNACRTLREKCVVGITANKEHAENLVRNSIGIVTQLNPVLGYETSAEVAKEALKTGKSVHDIAVTERQLLSQAKWDEIFTFENLIRPSFVQ; encoded by the coding sequence ATGAGCATTTCCCGACTGGAACACGATTTTCTGGGTGAGCGAGAAATTCCCGCCGACGCGTATTATGGTATCCAGACGCTGCGCGCGCTGGAAAATTTCTACATCACGGGTATTCCGCTGAAGGTAGAGCCGTTGTTTGTGCAGGCGCTGGCGTTGGTGAAGAAAGCCGCTGCCCTGGCCAACCGCGACCTGGGCGTGCTCCAGCCCGCCATTGCCGACGCCATTGCCCAGGCCTGCGACCGGGTAGCGGCCGGGGAGTTCGACGGGCAGTTTCTCACCGATATGATTCAGGGTGGGGCCGGCACGTCGGTGAACATGAACGCCAACGAGGTCATTGCCAACGTGGCCCTCGAAATCATGGGCTACCGGAAGGGCCAGTACGAGTTCTGTCACCCCAATAACCACGTCAACTGCTCGCAAAGCACCAACGATGCCTATCCAACGGCCTTCCGGATTGCGCTCAGCAACAAGCTGGTGGGCTACAGCCGGGTACTGGGCGAGCTGGCGGATGCCTTTGCTGCCAAGGGTGACGAATTCCGGAACGTGCTGAAAATGGGTCGTACCCAGTTGCAGGATGCTGTGCCTATGAGCATGGGCGACGAGTTCCGGGCCTTTGCCACCAATCTGCGCGAAGAGCTGCTGCGTATTGAGGACAGCCGCCGCCTCATCAGTGAAATCAACATGGGCGCCACGGCCATCGGGACCGGGGTAAACGCGCCTCAGGGCTACGCCGACCTCGTAACCAAATACCTGCGCGACGTTACCGGCCTCGACCTGAGCCTGGCTGGCGACCTGATTGAGGCCACCTACGATACGGGCGCCTACGTGCAGCTCTCAGGCGTGTTGAAGCGTACGGCCGTAAAGCTCTCCAAAATCTGCAACGATTTGCGCCTGCTGTCTTCCGGCCCGCGCTGCGGCATCAACGAAATCAACCTGCCGCCCTTGCAACCTGGCTCCAGCATCATGCCCGGCAAGGTAAATCCCGTAGTGCCCGAGGTGGTAAACCAGACGGCCTTCTACGTCATTGGTGCCGACCTGACGGTGACCATGGCTGCCGAAGGCGGACAGCTCCAGCTGAACGTGATGGAGCCGGTCATCAGCTTCGCGCTGTTTACTAGCATCAGCTATATGACCAACGCCTGCCGAACCCTGCGTGAGAAGTGCGTAGTAGGTATTACGGCCAACAAGGAGCACGCCGAAAATCTGGTGCGCAACAGCATTGGTATTGTTACGCAGCTAAATCCGGTGCTGGGCTATGAAACCTCGGCCGAAGTGGCTAAGGAAGCCCTGAAAACCGGCAAGTCAGTCCACGATATTGCCGTAACTGAGCGGCAGCTGCTGTCGCAGGCCAAGTGGGATGAAATCTTCACCTTTGAGAATCTGATCCGACCCAGCTTCGTCCAATAG